A part of Streptomyces sp. SLBN-31 genomic DNA contains:
- a CDS encoding SMI1/KNR4 family protein: MTTGRLGLGAPPSRQAGGEAVPPNAAYAGQVVHFPDPVRAARHPRGVRVDEHGYPDFSPYARAAAEIAEPPEGFGVDELRLTDYVSANAVLAASGHDLWDTVASVATPHGWTWHHVVGSRRLELVPVEVKALLRHHGGIATAAVDQGKRGTRPLQETRPAHFGLPKSGVAVTEAQVQGVEEDLGYRLPGAYRSFLKAAGGCAPVGTALDAELGLLIDQPFFTVRDEAAVNDLVYVNKCLRDHLTKDYLGVAFVQGGLLAVKVKGERIGSVWFCAYDDARDVDPSWAPADRVERLLMPCGEDFDVFLSRLAGSPPELETVANLMVDGGFARAVPVSSSSSSSASSSSSAAVGE; encoded by the coding sequence ATGACGACAGGTCGGCTCGGGCTGGGGGCACCGCCCAGCCGCCAGGCCGGGGGAGAAGCCGTGCCGCCGAACGCGGCCTATGCCGGGCAGGTCGTGCATTTCCCGGATCCGGTTCGGGCGGCGCGTCACCCGAGAGGGGTACGTGTCGATGAGCACGGTTACCCCGACTTCTCGCCGTACGCGCGTGCCGCCGCGGAGATCGCGGAGCCGCCGGAGGGTTTCGGGGTCGACGAGCTCAGGCTGACGGACTACGTCTCGGCGAACGCGGTGCTGGCGGCTTCCGGGCACGATCTGTGGGACACGGTGGCGTCGGTGGCGACGCCGCACGGCTGGACGTGGCATCACGTGGTGGGGTCGCGGCGGCTGGAGTTGGTGCCGGTCGAGGTGAAGGCGTTGCTGCGGCATCACGGTGGGATCGCCACGGCGGCGGTGGACCAGGGCAAGCGGGGGACGCGGCCGTTGCAGGAGACGCGGCCGGCGCATTTCGGGTTGCCGAAGTCGGGTGTGGCGGTGACGGAGGCGCAGGTGCAGGGGGTCGAGGAGGACCTCGGGTACCGGTTGCCGGGTGCGTACCGTTCGTTTTTGAAGGCGGCGGGCGGGTGTGCGCCGGTGGGGACCGCGCTGGACGCGGAGTTGGGCCTGCTGATCGACCAGCCGTTCTTCACGGTGCGGGACGAGGCGGCGGTCAATGATCTGGTTTACGTCAACAAGTGTCTTCGTGATCACCTGACGAAGGATTACCTGGGGGTCGCGTTCGTGCAGGGCGGGTTGCTCGCGGTGAAGGTGAAGGGCGAGCGGATCGGTTCGGTGTGGTTCTGCGCGTACGACGACGCGCGGGACGTGGATCCTTCGTGGGCGCCGGCGGACCGGGTGGAGCGGCTGCTGATGCCGTGCGGTGAGGACTTCGATGTCTTCCTGTCCCGACTGGCGGGTTCTCCGCCGGAGTTGGAGACCGTGGCGAACCTGATGGTGGACGGCGGGTTCGCGCGTGCGGTGCCGGTGTCCTCCTCTTCTTCGTCTTCGGCGTCTTCGTCGTCTTCTGCGGCTGTGGGGGAGTGA
- a CDS encoding SUKH-4 family immunity protein has product MVTFAQAQERAEEWINGDVPSYQHREVRVREFELGFVVWAEDRAEGPRSDGGAQRLVIARDSGEATLWPSLPVGEVIRRYEEEYGRPQADPEPAPASAASARVDLNQTSFLLSPPEWLQEAADKLGIADRRGEAGAGAGAGAGAGTGSGALAETQPGPGAAAVPEGATPWAGTDTNADAGEDRSVPLPATVFAPPLNEAGDDTPPDAVTELMSGGSALPPTVRGSAVDAAGVADVAGVRGAPEAPSYGYPQSAGSAAAPGTPPPGAPAPGAVPPPPPPPGASSYGYPQAPGAAPGLPQPPGAPGAPGIPGAPGRALAPNAGDIADAATSKAGPPPRRGATPPPPPPPGTPGAPGAREGSAPPPPPPAGPGAGGYVPTQLVSALGPGGPEDAVAPQAPGAPQPPGAPHPPGAPKPPGAPNVPGGAPPAGVHHAATMFADPGAMGPGGGAPQPPGAPGVPGAPGVQSAPGAPRVPNAPGAPGVPSAPGMPGAPGASQLPSAPGIPGAPGAPQPPSAPGAPGTPGAQGPSGGARGAVHHAETVLAAPPVGGPGAPPMGPPGAPPPPQAPGEPPAPGPPAAPGAPGMASGAPGTAPAAPQPPMPPAPGTTPPPPGQPMPGQQPQASGHPVPGQQPPPPGHPVPGQQPPAPGQQPPAYGYPQPQPQGQPTVGPGYQAVLRYRAQDGSEQQLIRRSAPGMPHPEWQIFHELRGMNVPPDQVLELHTELESCELPGAYCARMIREQWPQARITSIAPYGTDHASRQQGMQQLLAHQGELHQVADGPARPAPLRAPLPPVQSAPPVPPEAIAQELGAAFGPGIFRFEQQAVSRQGVPPIVAQSLVVAGLPMDMGPFFWAQAQPGRPVPTLAELAQERGVQPASDAGSYLVMGSDFGKAICVQYGSANIVAVPVEAGPGGAPVPPQFVNTGLPEFQRCLALLGRMWRLRFGLNQEQAGRWTVDFQAQLASLDPAALGSPESWWSVLLEEMWDGLL; this is encoded by the coding sequence ATGGTGACGTTCGCGCAGGCGCAGGAGCGCGCGGAAGAGTGGATCAACGGTGATGTGCCGTCGTACCAGCATCGTGAGGTGCGGGTGCGGGAGTTCGAGCTGGGCTTCGTGGTGTGGGCGGAGGACCGTGCGGAGGGTCCGCGCTCGGACGGTGGCGCGCAGCGGCTGGTGATCGCCCGGGACAGCGGTGAGGCGACGTTGTGGCCGTCCTTGCCGGTGGGCGAGGTGATTCGCCGGTACGAGGAGGAGTACGGCCGTCCGCAGGCCGACCCGGAACCGGCGCCTGCGTCGGCCGCTTCGGCGCGGGTGGATCTGAACCAGACGTCGTTCCTGCTGAGTCCGCCGGAGTGGTTGCAGGAGGCGGCGGACAAGCTCGGGATCGCGGATCGGCGGGGCGAGGCCGGGGCGGGTGCTGGTGCCGGTGCTGGTGCTGGTACCGGGAGTGGGGCGTTGGCCGAGACGCAGCCCGGGCCGGGGGCGGCTGCCGTGCCCGAGGGGGCGACCCCTTGGGCCGGGACCGACACCAACGCCGATGCCGGTGAGGACCGTTCGGTGCCGCTGCCGGCGACCGTCTTCGCACCTCCGCTGAACGAGGCGGGGGACGATACGCCGCCGGACGCGGTCACCGAACTGATGTCGGGGGGCAGCGCGCTTCCGCCGACGGTGCGGGGGTCGGCGGTGGACGCGGCGGGCGTGGCCGACGTGGCGGGCGTTCGGGGTGCGCCGGAGGCGCCTTCGTACGGTTACCCGCAGAGCGCGGGCAGCGCTGCCGCGCCGGGTACGCCTCCTCCGGGCGCGCCTGCGCCGGGTGCGGTGCCGCCCCCTCCGCCTCCGCCGGGTGCTTCCTCTTACGGTTATCCGCAGGCTCCCGGCGCCGCGCCGGGGTTGCCCCAGCCGCCCGGCGCTCCGGGTGCCCCGGGGATTCCGGGTGCTCCGGGACGGGCGCTCGCGCCGAACGCCGGCGACATCGCCGACGCCGCGACCAGCAAGGCAGGGCCTCCGCCGCGCCGGGGTGCGACGCCGCCTCCGCCGCCCCCTCCGGGTACCCCGGGGGCTCCGGGCGCGCGGGAGGGAAGCGCGCCGCCGCCGCCTCCTCCGGCCGGGCCGGGAGCAGGCGGGTACGTCCCCACGCAGCTCGTGTCGGCGCTCGGTCCCGGCGGACCGGAGGATGCCGTCGCACCGCAGGCCCCGGGCGCGCCGCAGCCGCCCGGCGCGCCGCATCCGCCGGGCGCCCCCAAGCCGCCCGGTGCGCCGAACGTGCCCGGGGGCGCGCCTCCGGCCGGCGTTCACCATGCCGCCACGATGTTCGCCGACCCCGGTGCCATGGGGCCGGGCGGGGGCGCGCCGCAGCCTCCAGGCGCCCCCGGTGTTCCGGGTGCGCCCGGCGTGCAGTCGGCTCCTGGCGCCCCGCGTGTACCGAACGCGCCTGGTGCACCGGGAGTGCCGAGCGCCCCGGGCATGCCGGGAGCGCCGGGCGCATCCCAGCTTCCGAGCGCCCCAGGCATCCCCGGCGCGCCCGGCGCCCCGCAGCCCCCGAGCGCCCCAGGCGCTCCCGGCACCCCCGGCGCGCAAGGCCCGTCCGGGGGCGCGCGAGGCGCCGTTCACCACGCGGAGACCGTGCTGGCCGCGCCGCCGGTTGGCGGCCCGGGCGCGCCCCCCATGGGCCCGCCCGGCGCGCCCCCGCCGCCGCAAGCCCCCGGAGAGCCGCCCGCTCCGGGCCCGCCCGCCGCACCGGGCGCCCCCGGCATGGCGTCCGGCGCCCCCGGCACGGCACCGGCCGCTCCCCAGCCGCCGATGCCCCCGGCCCCCGGCACGACGCCTCCGCCACCGGGCCAGCCCATGCCAGGCCAGCAGCCCCAGGCCTCCGGCCACCCCGTGCCCGGTCAGCAACCCCCGCCCCCCGGCCACCCCGTGCCCGGCCAGCAACCTCCGGCCCCCGGCCAGCAGCCGCCGGCGTACGGCTACCCGCAGCCTCAGCCGCAGGGGCAGCCGACGGTCGGCCCCGGCTACCAGGCCGTGCTGCGCTACCGGGCGCAGGACGGTTCGGAGCAGCAGCTGATCCGGCGTTCCGCGCCGGGCATGCCGCATCCGGAGTGGCAGATCTTCCATGAGCTGCGCGGTATGAACGTGCCGCCGGACCAGGTGCTGGAGCTGCACACCGAGTTGGAGTCGTGTGAGCTGCCGGGTGCGTACTGTGCGCGGATGATCCGGGAGCAGTGGCCGCAGGCGCGGATCACGAGCATCGCGCCCTACGGCACGGATCATGCGAGCCGGCAGCAGGGTATGCAGCAACTGCTGGCGCATCAGGGTGAGTTGCACCAGGTGGCGGACGGGCCCGCGCGGCCGGCGCCGCTGCGGGCGCCGTTGCCGCCGGTGCAGTCGGCGCCGCCGGTGCCGCCGGAGGCCATCGCGCAGGAGTTGGGCGCGGCGTTCGGGCCGGGGATCTTCCGGTTCGAGCAGCAGGCCGTGTCCCGGCAGGGTGTGCCGCCGATCGTGGCGCAGTCGCTGGTGGTGGCGGGGCTGCCGATGGACATGGGTCCGTTCTTCTGGGCGCAGGCCCAGCCGGGGCGGCCGGTGCCGACGCTCGCCGAGCTGGCGCAGGAGCGCGGGGTGCAGCCTGCCTCGGACGCGGGGTCGTACCTGGTGATGGGCAGCGACTTCGGCAAGGCGATCTGTGTGCAGTACGGGTCGGCGAACATCGTGGCCGTGCCGGTGGAGGCGGGGCCCGGCGGGGCGCCGGTGCCGCCGCAGTTCGTGAACACCGGGCTGCCCGAGTTCCAGCGCTGTCTGGCGCTGCTCGGGCGGATGTGGCGGCTGAGGTTCGGGCTGAACCAGGAGCAGGCGGGGCGTTGGACCGTCGACTTCCAGGCCCAGCTGGCCTCGCTGGACCCGGCGGCGCTGGGGTCGCCGGAGAGCTGGTGGTCGGTGCTGCTGGAGGAGATGTGGGACGGCCTGCTGTGA
- the glmU gene encoding bifunctional UDP-N-acetylglucosamine diphosphorylase/glucosamine-1-phosphate N-acetyltransferase GlmU has product MSAIRPAAVVVLAAGEGTRMKSATPKVLHEICGRSLVGHVLAASRELDPENLVVVVGHAREKVAAHLGEIDPGVRTAVQAEQNGTGHAVRIALESLGGSVDGTVVVVCGDTPLLSGETLSRLAATHSGDANAVTVLTAEVPDATGYGRIVRDEATGAVTQIVEHKDASEAQRAIREINSGVFAFDGQLLFDALKKVRTDNSQGEEYLTDVLGILREAGHRVGACVAADHREIAGINNRVQLSEARRILNDRLLTRAMLGGVTVVDPATTWVDVTVTFEQDAVVHPGTQLHGSTHLGEGAEVGPNSRLTDTRVGAGARVDNTVADGAEVGPGATVGPFAYLRPGTRLGAKGKIGTYVETKNAVIGEGTKVPHLSYVGDATIGEYTNIGAASVFVNYDGQEKHHTTVGSHCRTGSDNMFVAPVTVGDGAYTAAGSVITKDVPPGSLAVARGQQRNIEGWVARKRPGSAAAKAAEAASRQVESED; this is encoded by the coding sequence GTGAGCGCCATTCGCCCGGCAGCCGTCGTCGTTCTCGCAGCGGGTGAGGGCACCCGTATGAAGTCGGCCACACCGAAGGTCCTGCACGAGATCTGCGGCCGCAGCCTGGTCGGCCATGTGCTCGCCGCCTCCCGTGAGTTGGACCCCGAGAACCTGGTGGTCGTCGTCGGCCACGCGCGGGAGAAGGTGGCCGCGCATCTCGGCGAGATCGACCCCGGGGTGCGCACCGCGGTGCAGGCGGAGCAGAACGGCACCGGTCACGCGGTGCGTATCGCGCTGGAGTCCCTGGGCGGCAGCGTGGACGGCACGGTGGTGGTCGTGTGCGGGGACACTCCGCTGCTGAGCGGTGAGACGTTGTCGCGGCTGGCGGCGACGCACTCGGGCGACGCGAACGCCGTGACGGTGCTGACGGCCGAGGTCCCGGACGCGACCGGTTACGGGCGGATCGTGCGGGACGAGGCCACGGGTGCGGTGACGCAGATCGTCGAGCACAAGGACGCTTCCGAGGCGCAGCGGGCGATTCGTGAGATCAACTCGGGTGTGTTCGCGTTCGACGGTCAGTTGCTCTTCGACGCGTTGAAGAAGGTTCGTACGGACAACAGTCAGGGTGAGGAGTATCTGACGGATGTCCTCGGGATTCTGCGTGAGGCGGGTCATCGGGTGGGGGCCTGTGTGGCGGCGGATCACCGGGAGATCGCCGGTATCAACAACCGTGTGCAGTTGAGTGAGGCGCGGCGGATTCTGAACGACCGACTGCTGACGCGGGCGATGCTGGGCGGTGTGACGGTGGTCGATCCGGCGACCACGTGGGTGGATGTCACCGTGACGTTCGAGCAGGACGCGGTGGTGCATCCGGGGACGCAGTTGCACGGTTCCACGCATCTGGGTGAGGGTGCCGAGGTGGGGCCGAACAGCCGGCTGACGGATACGCGTGTGGGGGCCGGTGCCCGGGTGGACAACACGGTGGCGGACGGTGCGGAGGTGGGGCCGGGCGCGACGGTGGGGCCGTTCGCCTATCTGCGGCCTGGTACGCGGCTGGGTGCGAAGGGCAAGATCGGTACGTATGTGGAGACCAAGAACGCCGTGATCGGTGAGGGCACCAAGGTGCCTCACTTGTCCTATGTCGGTGACGCGACGATCGGTGAGTACACGAACATCGGTGCTGCCAGCGTGTTCGTCAACTATGACGGTCAGGAGAAGCACCACACCACGGTCGGGTCGCATTGTCGTACTGGCTCGGACAATATGTTTGTGGCTCCTGTCACGGTCGGGGACGGTGCGTACACCGCTGCCGGGTCCGTGATCACGAAGGATGTGCCGCCCGGTTCGCTGGCTGTGGCCCGTGGTCAGCAGCGGAATATCGAGGGTTGGGTGGCTCGTAAGCGTCCGGGGAGCGCGGCGGCGAAGGCGGCCGAGGCGGCGTCTCGGCAGGTCGAGAGCGAAGACTGA
- a CDS encoding sensor histidine kinase, whose amino-acid sequence MTTTGEDHTAARGGPWWWARWRSAALDVGLALASALECAFEGVRFARDAGIPVAAGVVFGVLAGSALLVRRQWPIAVVLVSIAITPAQMGYLMGIVGLYTLAASELPRRIIGSLAGMSLVGMLIVMFVRVRQDMARGTWDLGDWFVPFAAITTAIGMTAPPLLLGLYVGARRRLMESLRERADSLERELMLLAERAEERAEWARNEERTRIAREMHDVVAHRVSLMVVHAAALQAVARKDPEKAVKNAVLVGDMGRQALTELREMLGVLRSGDGAGARRGEHAVPLAAVGVAAAVAASRVVEEGEGPCLSELEELIGQSAAAGMVVDLSVEGEARAYSAEIEQTAYRVVQEALTNVHKHAAGAKTYVRLAHRVSEIAMQVENEPPPEVGSASARLPSGGNGLVGMKERVAALGGVFVSGPTDAGGFRVSAVIPAVVAAV is encoded by the coding sequence ATGACCACGACGGGGGAAGACCACACCGCGGCCCGGGGAGGGCCGTGGTGGTGGGCGAGGTGGCGCAGCGCGGCGTTGGATGTGGGGCTGGCGCTGGCGTCGGCGTTGGAGTGCGCGTTCGAAGGTGTGCGGTTCGCGCGGGACGCGGGGATTCCCGTGGCCGCGGGGGTCGTGTTCGGGGTGTTGGCCGGTTCTGCGCTGTTGGTGCGCCGGCAGTGGCCGATCGCGGTGGTGCTGGTGTCGATCGCGATCACGCCCGCCCAGATGGGTTATCTGATGGGCATCGTCGGGCTGTACACGCTCGCGGCCTCGGAGCTGCCGCGCCGCATTATCGGTTCTCTGGCCGGTATGTCCCTGGTGGGCATGTTGATCGTGATGTTCGTGCGGGTGCGGCAGGACATGGCGCGGGGGACGTGGGATCTGGGTGACTGGTTCGTGCCGTTCGCGGCGATCACGACCGCGATCGGGATGACGGCGCCGCCGTTGTTGCTGGGTCTGTACGTGGGGGCGCGGCGTCGGCTGATGGAGAGTCTGCGGGAGCGTGCGGACAGCCTGGAGCGGGAGTTGATGTTGCTCGCGGAGCGTGCGGAGGAGCGCGCGGAGTGGGCGAGGAACGAGGAGCGGACGCGGATCGCCCGGGAGATGCATGACGTGGTCGCGCATCGGGTGAGTCTGATGGTGGTGCATGCCGCGGCGTTGCAGGCGGTCGCCCGTAAGGATCCGGAGAAGGCGGTGAAGAACGCCGTGCTGGTGGGGGACATGGGTCGGCAGGCGTTGACGGAGCTGCGGGAGATGCTCGGGGTGTTGCGCAGTGGGGACGGTGCCGGGGCGCGGCGGGGTGAGCATGCGGTGCCGCTGGCGGCGGTGGGGGTGGCGGCCGCGGTGGCTGCTTCTCGGGTCGTGGAGGAGGGGGAGGGGCCCTGCCTCTCGGAGCTGGAGGAGTTGATCGGGCAGTCGGCGGCCGCGGGGATGGTCGTGGATCTGTCGGTGGAGGGGGAGGCGCGCGCGTACAGCGCGGAGATCGAGCAGACGGCGTACCGCGTGGTGCAGGAGGCGTTGACGAACGTCCACAAGCATGCGGCGGGTGCGAAGACGTATGTGCGGTTGGCGCATCGGGTGTCGGAGATCGCGATGCAGGTGGAGAACGAGCCGCCGCCGGAGGTGGGGTCGGCGTCGGCGCGGTTGCCGTCCGGGGGGAACGGGCTGGTGGGGATGAAGGAGCGGGTGGCCGCGCTGGGTGGGGTGTTTGTGTCGGGGCCGACGGATGCGGGGGGTTTTCGGGTGTCGGCGGTGATTCCGGCGGTGGTCGCGGCGGTGTAG
- a CDS encoding YwqJ-related putative deaminase produces MTIMNATQTGPQTAPHTPTHTGRSGDPRIGWSATDTTPVPALHHRRDGILPTVAAALSVRGATLTGTAARGEEPPALHPLVQDFLDTLTSDQRDRFTGRCAETILISRHVATADAARSKRAARKPMTNGEARKALKQAKLTARRIREDGDPLHGSFAAPCRACTALSAHFGVRIVDPTATGD; encoded by the coding sequence ATGACGATCATGAACGCGACGCAGACGGGACCGCAAACGGCACCGCACACGCCAACGCACACGGGACGCTCCGGCGACCCCCGCATCGGCTGGAGCGCCACCGACACCACACCCGTGCCCGCCCTCCACCACCGCCGCGACGGCATACTCCCCACCGTCGCCGCCGCCCTCTCCGTCCGCGGCGCCACCCTCACCGGCACCGCCGCCCGCGGCGAGGAACCACCCGCCCTGCACCCCCTCGTCCAGGACTTCCTCGACACCCTCACCAGCGACCAACGCGACCGCTTCACCGGCCGCTGCGCCGAAACGATCCTCATCTCCCGCCACGTAGCAACCGCCGACGCCGCACGCAGCAAACGCGCCGCCCGCAAACCCATGACCAACGGCGAGGCACGCAAAGCCCTCAAGCAGGCCAAACTCACCGCCCGCCGCATCCGCGAGGACGGCGACCCCCTCCACGGCAGCTTCGCCGCACCCTGCCGCGCCTGCACCGCCCTCAGCGCCCACTTCGGCGTACGCATCGTCGACCCCACCGCGACAGGCGACTGA
- a CDS encoding cation acetate symporter, with translation MTNGFSGNAQAMSLVAFSAIATITLLLCVMTGPDRDDLDEFYTGYGSLSPMRNGLAIAGDYISAASVLGTGGVIALCGYDGIVLALSTALSLMLLMFLLAEPLRNAGRFTMGDALTRRMPGRAVRITACVVTIAALLPLMLVQLAGTGQLLAFILGFSGDSLKTGCIIGLGALMISYAAIGGMKGTALIQILKMVMLLGSGAVVALLVLRRFDWDPGALFHAAAAQSGVGSRFLHSGVQFAGSPNPRLYMISSELTVVIGGACLPHVTMRMYTANSARQVRRSMSWAVSSVVVFVLIMTVVGFGATALIGRAVIAQADPQGNTAYLLGSRAAFGPDVSTAETFLFTTVTTAIFLTLLASVAGMILACANSLAHDVFATHMRQLTARREMALARASALAVGAPAILLATLVQHRSLQPLVTLSFCLGASAIAPALLYSLFWRRFTRTGLLSTLIGGTLSVLVVMPGTNLVSGSPVSAFPEADFNWFHFTTTGLLTIPLGFAFGWLGTVLSGRRASEEQRHEYEAVEGWILAGAVRRGG, from the coding sequence ATGACCAACGGCTTCAGCGGCAACGCGCAGGCGATGTCCCTCGTCGCGTTCTCCGCCATCGCCACCATCACGCTGCTGCTGTGCGTGATGACCGGCCCCGACCGGGACGACCTCGACGAGTTCTACACCGGCTACGGCTCCCTGTCCCCCATGCGCAACGGCCTGGCCATCGCGGGCGACTACATCTCCGCGGCAAGCGTCCTGGGCACCGGCGGGGTGATCGCCCTGTGCGGCTACGACGGCATCGTGCTGGCACTCAGCACCGCCCTGTCGCTGATGCTGCTGATGTTCCTGCTGGCCGAACCCCTGCGCAACGCGGGCCGGTTCACCATGGGCGACGCGCTGACCCGGCGGATGCCCGGACGCGCGGTGCGCATCACCGCGTGCGTGGTGACCATCGCCGCACTGCTGCCCCTGATGCTGGTCCAACTCGCCGGCACCGGACAGCTGCTGGCTTTCATCCTCGGCTTCTCCGGCGACTCGCTGAAGACGGGCTGCATCATCGGACTGGGCGCCCTGATGATCAGTTACGCGGCGATCGGCGGCATGAAGGGCACGGCCCTCATCCAGATCCTGAAGATGGTCATGCTGCTGGGCTCGGGAGCAGTGGTCGCCCTGCTGGTGCTGCGCCGCTTCGACTGGGACCCCGGCGCCCTCTTCCACGCCGCCGCCGCTCAGAGCGGGGTCGGCTCCCGGTTCCTGCACTCCGGCGTGCAGTTCGCCGGCAGCCCCAACCCCCGCCTGTACATGATCAGTTCGGAACTGACGGTCGTCATCGGCGGCGCCTGCCTCCCGCACGTCACGATGCGCATGTACACCGCCAACAGCGCCCGCCAGGTGCGCCGGTCGATGTCCTGGGCGGTGTCGTCCGTCGTCGTGTTCGTCCTCATCATGACGGTCGTCGGCTTCGGCGCCACGGCGCTGATCGGACGGGCGGTCATCGCACAGGCCGACCCGCAGGGCAACACGGCGTACCTGCTGGGTTCACGGGCCGCGTTCGGCCCGGACGTCTCCACGGCGGAGACGTTCCTGTTCACCACCGTCACCACGGCGATCTTCCTGACGCTGCTCGCGTCCGTCGCCGGCATGATCCTCGCCTGCGCCAACTCCCTCGCCCACGACGTCTTCGCCACGCACATGCGGCAACTGACGGCCCGCCGCGAGATGGCGCTGGCCCGGGCCTCCGCGCTCGCGGTGGGCGCCCCGGCGATCCTCCTGGCCACCCTGGTCCAGCACCGCAGCCTGCAGCCCCTGGTGACACTGTCCTTCTGCCTGGGCGCCTCGGCCATCGCCCCGGCCCTGCTCTACAGCCTCTTCTGGCGCCGCTTCACACGGACGGGCCTGCTCAGCACCCTGATCGGCGGCACACTGTCCGTGCTCGTCGTGATGCCGGGCACGAACCTCGTCTCCGGCTCCCCCGTCTCCGCCTTCCCCGAGGCCGACTTCAACTGGTTCCACTTCACCACGACGGGCCTGCTCACCATCCCCCTCGGCTTCGCCTTCGGCTGGCTCGGCACGGTCTTGTCCGGCCGGCGCGCGTCGGAGGAACAGCGGCACGAGTACGAGGCCGTGGAGGGCTGGATCCTGGCGGGGGCCGTGCGCAGGGGCGGCTGA
- a CDS encoding SUKH-3 domain-containing protein, which yields MHPDRTSTTRFPVPVDAALRAAGWQPGRWDIKQAEIWADALRDHQSPAGHRHAVFPAAVEAWAEFGGLHLTPTGPGRQIAPTAVHLDPLHGLHMARTLGDLGRALDTEVSPLGTETDTDALLAIDAEGRVYALDHTGDWYLGPDIDQALAGLVSGIEPVRLTAG from the coding sequence ATGCACCCCGACCGCACCTCCACCACGCGCTTCCCCGTACCCGTCGACGCCGCCCTGCGCGCCGCCGGCTGGCAACCCGGACGCTGGGACATAAAGCAGGCCGAGATCTGGGCCGACGCACTACGGGACCACCAGTCACCCGCCGGCCACCGGCACGCCGTCTTCCCCGCCGCCGTCGAAGCCTGGGCCGAATTCGGCGGCCTCCACCTCACGCCCACCGGACCCGGCCGCCAGATCGCCCCCACCGCCGTCCACCTGGACCCCCTGCACGGACTCCACATGGCCCGCACCCTCGGCGACCTCGGCCGCGCCCTCGACACCGAGGTCAGCCCCCTCGGCACCGAGACCGACACCGACGCCCTCCTCGCCATCGACGCCGAAGGCCGCGTCTACGCCCTCGACCACACCGGCGACTGGTACCTCGGCCCCGACATCGACCAGGCCCTCGCCGGCCTCGTCTCCGGAATCGAACCCGTCCGCCTCACCGCAGGCTGA
- a CDS encoding cellulose-binding protein, translated as MSSASVSPHGFGAARGRGYRPDQVDAYAAALSHDRDAAWERAARLTVLTREMEEEAARLREAVTRLAPQAYETLGEGARRLFQLAQEEAAAVREGARQEAQRLAEEAQERAHGVRDAAQAHADTVRADADERARQCLLAARAEADEIRVSARREVKERRGEALGALREVRRRTSATLAEQAKELAERWEEAERAESERVDAAAAREAERVALAEQALSEAKRAFGEAEESGRRCQEEARARAAEILAEARLREERIARETEQVLRAHGERWDDVQAQMDFVRSSLTALTGSTQGE; from the coding sequence ATGAGCAGCGCATCGGTCTCGCCCCACGGCTTCGGGGCCGCACGGGGGCGCGGTTACCGCCCCGATCAGGTCGACGCCTACGCCGCCGCCCTCTCCCACGACCGGGACGCCGCCTGGGAGCGGGCCGCCCGTCTCACCGTGCTCACCCGGGAGATGGAGGAGGAGGCGGCGCGGCTGCGGGAGGCGGTGACGCGGCTCGCGCCGCAGGCCTACGAGACGCTCGGGGAGGGCGCGCGCCGCCTGTTCCAGCTCGCCCAGGAGGAGGCGGCTGCCGTGCGGGAGGGCGCGCGACAGGAGGCGCAACGCCTTGCGGAAGAGGCGCAGGAGCGCGCCCACGGCGTGCGCGACGCCGCACAGGCGCACGCCGACACAGTGCGCGCCGACGCCGACGAACGCGCCCGTCAATGCCTCCTCGCCGCGCGCGCCGAGGCCGACGAGATCCGCGTCTCCGCCCGGCGTGAAGTGAAGGAGAGGCGCGGTGAGGCTCTGGGCGCGCTGCGGGAAGTGCGCCGCCGCACCTCCGCGACGCTCGCCGAGCAGGCCAAGGAGCTCGCCGAGCGCTGGGAGGAGGCGGAGCGGGCGGAGAGCGAGCGCGTGGACGCGGCGGCGGCGCGGGAGGCCGAGCGGGTGGCGCTGGCGGAGCAGGCGCTGTCGGAGGCGAAGCGGGCGTTCGGGGAGGCGGAGGAGTCCGGGCGCCGCTGCCAGGAGGAGGCACGCGCGCGTGCCGCCGAGATTCTGGCGGAGGCGCGGCTGCGGGAGGAGCGGATCGCCCGGGAGACGGAGCAGGTGCTGCGCGCGCACGGTGAGCGGTGGGACGACGTGCAGGCGCAGATGGACTTCGTACGGAGCAGCCTCACGGCGTTGACGGGGTCGACGCAGGGGGAGTGA